Proteins encoded together in one Dechloromonas sp. HYN0024 window:
- the hslU gene encoding ATP-dependent protease ATPase subunit HslU, whose translation MTPQEIVSELDKHIVGQNNAKKAVAIALRNRWRRSQVAEPLRQEITPKNILMIGPTGVGKTEIARRLARLANAPFIKIEATKFTEVGYVGRDVETIIRDLVEMAIKSHRERAMKSMRARAEDAAEERILDVLLPPARSPGFFAENAEASASDSTTRQKFRKKLREGELNDKEIDIDVAVPGMQAEIFAPPGMEELTQQIQGMFQSVGGGKKKSRKLKIPEALKLLTEEEAAKLVNDEDVKLEAVRAVEQNGIVFLDELDKIASRSNMQGADVSRQGVQRDLLPLVEGTTVSTKYGMIKTDHILFIASGAFHLSKPSDLIPELQGRFPIRVELDSLSVADFESILTQTDACLTKQYQALLDTEGVHLEFADDGIRRLAEIAFQVNEKTENIGARRLHTVMEKLLEEVSFGAGKVGLDQVLIDAAYVNGRLGELASDEDLSRYVL comes from the coding sequence ATGACTCCACAGGAAATCGTTTCCGAACTCGATAAGCATATTGTTGGCCAGAACAATGCCAAGAAGGCGGTCGCCATTGCCCTGCGCAATCGCTGGCGGCGTTCGCAGGTGGCCGAGCCGCTGCGTCAGGAAATCACCCCGAAGAACATCCTGATGATCGGGCCGACCGGCGTTGGCAAGACAGAGATCGCTCGCCGTCTGGCCCGTTTGGCCAATGCCCCTTTCATCAAGATCGAGGCGACCAAGTTTACCGAAGTGGGTTATGTTGGCCGTGATGTCGAGACAATCATCCGCGACCTCGTCGAAATGGCCATCAAGTCGCACCGTGAACGGGCCATGAAGAGTATGCGGGCGCGCGCCGAGGATGCCGCCGAGGAACGTATTCTCGACGTGCTGCTGCCGCCTGCCCGCAGCCCCGGATTTTTTGCCGAAAATGCCGAGGCTTCGGCAAGCGACAGCACGACCCGCCAGAAATTCCGCAAGAAGCTGCGTGAAGGCGAGTTGAACGACAAGGAAATCGATATTGACGTTGCCGTGCCCGGCATGCAGGCCGAAATTTTCGCGCCACCCGGGATGGAGGAACTGACCCAGCAGATCCAGGGAATGTTCCAGAGTGTCGGTGGCGGCAAGAAAAAATCGCGCAAGTTGAAGATTCCTGAGGCACTCAAGCTGCTGACCGAGGAGGAGGCTGCCAAGCTGGTCAATGACGAGGACGTCAAGCTGGAGGCGGTGCGGGCGGTCGAGCAGAATGGCATTGTCTTTCTCGACGAACTCGACAAGATCGCCAGCCGTTCGAATATGCAGGGCGCCGATGTCTCCCGTCAGGGGGTCCAGCGCGATCTGTTGCCGCTGGTTGAGGGAACGACGGTGTCGACCAAGTATGGCATGATCAAGACCGACCATATCCTGTTCATTGCCTCGGGGGCTTTCCATTTGTCCAAGCCATCCGATCTGATTCCCGAGTTGCAGGGGCGCTTCCCGATCCGCGTCGAACTGGATTCGCTGTCGGTGGCTGATTTTGAGTCCATCCTGACCCAGACCGATGCCTGTCTGACCAAGCAATACCAGGCCTTGCTGGATACCGAGGGGGTGCATCTGGAATTTGCCGATGACGGTATCCGGCGGCTGGCCGAAATTGCATTTCAGGTTAACGAAAAGACTGAAAACATCGGCGCTCGCCGCTTGCATACGGTCATGGAAAAGCTGCTCGAGGAAGTCTCCTTCGGGGCCGGCAAGGTTGGCCTTGACCAGGTCCTGATCGACGCCGCCTACGTCAATGGTCGGCTTGGCGAACTGGCCAGCGATGAAGACTTGTCG
- the hslV gene encoding ATP-dependent protease subunit HslV → MEQYHGTTILSVRRGNAVAMGGDGQVTLGNIVIKATAKKVRRLYQGRILAGFAGGTADAFTLFERFEAKLEKHQGNLLRSAVELAKDWRSDRALRRLEAMLSVADRDVSLIITGNGDVLEPEQGIVAIGSGGAYAQSAARALLENTDLAPRDIVTKSLEIAGDICIYTNRNFTIEVLE, encoded by the coding sequence ATGGAGCAATATCACGGCACGACTATCCTGTCGGTGCGCCGGGGCAACGCCGTCGCCATGGGTGGCGATGGACAGGTCACGCTCGGCAACATCGTCATCAAGGCCACCGCGAAGAAGGTTCGCCGTCTCTATCAGGGTCGTATCCTGGCCGGGTTTGCCGGCGGTACGGCAGATGCGTTCACTCTGTTCGAACGTTTTGAGGCGAAGCTCGAAAAGCATCAGGGCAATCTTCTACGTTCGGCTGTCGAACTGGCCAAGGACTGGCGTTCGGACCGCGCCTTGCGTCGTCTTGAGGCAATGCTGTCGGTGGCTGATCGCGATGTGTCGCTGATCATTACCGGCAATGGTGACGTACTTGAGCCGGAACAGGGAATTGTCGCCATCGGTTCCGGTGGCGCGTATGCCCAGAGCGCGGCGCGTGCCCTGCTCGAAAATACCGACCTGGCGCCGCGTGACATCGTTACCAAGTCCCTGGAAATCGCTGGTGACATCTGCATCTACACCAACCGCAATTTCACCATCGAGGTGCTCGAATGA